DNA sequence from the Siniperca chuatsi isolate FFG_IHB_CAS linkage group LG3, ASM2008510v1, whole genome shotgun sequence genome:
ATTTCACACCGTATCAGCTATTCAAGTGGGCAGACAAAAGTCCAACCAGCACTTGTTAGCTTTATCTGTTCAAAaatgttaaaggaacagttcaacattaacaatacatttatttactttcttgccgagagttagatgataagattgataccacactcGTGTCTGTAAGCTaaatatgaatatgtatttcccaaaatgctgaactattcctttaatacaTCAATCACTTGATAATTGACTGAATCACTtcaaattaatcaatcaatattAACTTTTGCAGTTGGCCTCACTGGTTAGGTTATTATCTTGGGACAGCAGGAAATATGAAGTTCATATGAAATGAAATAGtgggaaatattaaaatgtgaaattcatgTTATTACTGTTTATGCCTCAGCCAAATAATACAGTAGAGTACAATCGACATTTATCCGCCATTATAATTTgccattttttgcatttttaaattcttttttcaACCATCATATGTCtactgttaaatgttttctatagtatatgtatttatttatgttgttaaGTTTACATGACAATGCTtattgatcaacagaaaaaagaacaaatgagtCAGAGTTTGCCGAGGGCTACTTTTCAGCTGTTGTCCACTGCCAGATGTTTAAAATGCACCCTAAAATGTATGCACAATGTTTTCTCTACAGTATATTAAGATATAATTCCTTATAACTGTCTATTAAGATTAATTGCAAGAGGGGGAAGGAAACACAGGCTGTATTTTCTGTGGaagcaaaacattaaaattgacagaaaaggtgatggttttatttacagttCTTTCATAGAATCAGTCCTAACCTTGTCTGATGGTACAGGAATCTAAATTTGCAAAACAGGAATCGACTTGGCAACATTGTCGAGGTGGCCAGTAATGCCATCCTTGTCAGACACTTTTAGTCGCCAACATATGAGGAAATCAGACCCAGACTATCCATTTTTGTAGGAATTTGACATCTTCACATCTGGTCAGATATACATTCCAAAAATGAACTGCaaatttttcattcatttttcattctaTTACAAAAATGTACTACCAACTGTTTTCCTCATTTTCATTGATATTTGGCAAAGAACAGCAGCCCATCACAGAAGCTTCCTTTCCAAATATCAGCTTATTTTTAATAATCTTTGACCAACAGAAAAGGCCTTGGGAGTCACAGAAGTCATTCACAACTAGTTTATATAATAAATTCACAATTattctcatttttattcaaCACAGCTTTTCCCCTTCTCATTTTAATGGTACATTTGTGAAGTCTATAATAGTTTCATCGCAGAGCAGACAGTGAAACTGACGTGAAATCCAGAGGAGCCCAATAAAGACATGAACCAGGCGTCATGGATGGAAGCCAAGCGAGATGACAGGGAGTCAATAAgtgggggaaagagaaagagagacacagccagaggtaaaagagagagagagagagagagagagagagagagagagagagagagagcagtctGTGTGCCAGTAAACAATAACACTGCAATATACAACAATATTAGTCCAACAGCAGGAAGCTCTGGCTCTGAAAACAGTCTGTGAGTGACTGGTGGTGGAAGCtgcatgtactgtgtgtgtgtgtgtgtgtggcaggtggCAAGAAGAGGCAAAGAGAATACACCAAAAAATGGGAacggaggaaagaaaaggacaacaaagacaataaaagagCAGTACTAACTAGAAAGTGAGAAATAAAAAGCtggaaaatggagagaaatcagtggaaagagagaaagagagagaaagaattcCCCTCAGACTTTCTCCTTGACTCCCAGCCAACATATTTACAATCGAGGAAGTCTCTACTAACTCGCTGCTGtgctccctccttctcctccactcccctcacctcctctcctctcatgcTGGGACACTCCCCACACCCCCTCCCTCCTGAGAAAGTGGgactccctctccctccctccctccctccttcttctctctctttctctcttccatctGAAGATTTAACACAGAGCAGAGCGGAGCTGGTGGTCACACTTGTGGCCTGGATTGTAgcagagagagttagagagagagagcagccctCCTGCAGCCTGTTAGCCCACCACCATGGATGTCAAACTGCTGGCACTGATGGCTCTGCTGGCCGTGGCCACACATGTACCAACCTGCAGCGGTGAGTCCAGGAGAGGGGGCAATTTTTAGTGGTTCAGAGTGACTGTGGTTTGATCATGTTTTAGGGTTTTGACTGATTTTTGGTTGAAGAAATTTAACTACATGAGATGTTTTAGTCTCAAAGATTGGGAAGATAGTTTGTTGCATTTAGTCTGGATGTTGAAGCTTCCATCATTTGGATTATTTGAATCTTGGCTTTGTAGGaatttttcttacatttcagGATTCAGTCTATATTAGAAAATCAGGTGAATGTCTTTGAAATGAAGATTCCTTTTTGGCTTCATGTTTTAACttctttttcattatcaaaGCTTAACTTTTGCCATTGCTGGTAGTTCCTTGTCAGGTTTTATTCACCTGAATTTTGAGGGTTTGATGGTTGATGAGTTTCATTTGTTGCAGACAAGAAATATAGCTTTTTGACAAAGGCCCTTGTGGCTTTTAAACTCCAGCACTTTaatgctttgcttttttttgttacatCTCATATTTTTCAGACATGGAAAACTAGTTACCAGATAGTAGACATATATTCCATCCATCATTTATCTGTATTGACTAAATTATTActgaagagctgaaacaatttgtcgATTAGTCGatccacagaaaattattctgCAACTAATTTGCTTTGCTTAGTTCTCTGTGAAagcaaattgaatatctttggattttggattgttggtcacagaaaaaaagcaacttGAAGATATCAGCTTGGAAATTCTgaattgtgacattttataggctaaAACGAtcaatggagaaaataatcagctgcaggtttttgtaacatttaaggggatttttgtttgtttttttaatgagaaataaattaGGTTGCAAATGTTGTAGTAATATGATAATATGGTAATTATgatattcagtatttttgacTAAATGGACCACAGGAGGAGAGCAGTTTCCACAGTGACCCTACATTAATCTCCCACATGTTCACTTTGGTAGGAGACAAGCTGGGGTTTTGACTCGCCTGGCCTGCGTTATGCTAAGCTTTTTGTTTTGGCCCCAGTTAAACCCCTGATTGCATATTAAAgagtttatgtgtgtatttgtcttttcCCTCTGCTTTCTTTTAATTAGTTTCTAATTAGGGATAAACAATGTGGTGGTGATAGCAGTGGATGCTCGCTTCTGGCTTCGGTGCTGCATGCTGCATAATGATCCCTTAGTTTACATGAGAATAGGCCGTGAATGGGTGTGAATCATTAGGCTGATATTACTGTGGATTTAGCCATTTGTGGCAGGACATTTGGTGTTGCATTATAAACATGCATATCAACAGGAATATGTTGAACCCCAGAAGAAAAGGTCTGTTAGTTACACCAGATGCActtgatttgtgtgtttatctagGCAGGAAATGGCTAGGAAAGAATGAGTTGTTGCAATTTGCCAAATTTCTGCAAAATCAGCATCTGCTCAGTGACCTTTTATGATTTATTGACACTCACTGCAGCCTCAATGCAGAcgtttttcttttaaaccatttttatGTGATATATGGAGTAATGCATTCTGCAGCATCAAGGCTATTAGGATGGATTcctaatttaaagttttattgcAGGTTTCTCTTTATCTTTTCACTGATATTTTTACAACCGTCATCATTTCTTTGGAAAATATGTAAATTGTAATTTGAAACAAGGAAAATAAGTACAAAACTACAATCAGTTTGTAACAGTGTGTACTTGGAgttagtgtgtgtctgtggtccTCTGGGCCCCCAAACGCCTCCATGGAGGCACAGGGGTGATTTGTAATCATTTTAAGAATGTACTTGAGGTGATTTCCACAAAGGCTGTGAATGCCGTCTGAGCCGCAGAGTGCTCTTTCATAAAAGAGGCAAATATTGGAAGTTGAATGTTGAGGACCCTTCTTGATGAGAGTGGCCGGGCTGAATGCTCTGGGAGTGAAAAGCTGAaattctgcatgtgtgtgtgtgtgtgtgtatgagtgagaCACTGGTCAGAAAAGGGCTAATCTCTTTTTAATGAACATGTTGTTCATAGCAATAGCAGGTAAACTTGTGCATTCCCATGCTTTGTAAAGGCTTGTTACAGTAGATCAAACatgcttttaatttgtccacTGAGTGAAGTGGTGCGTGTAATCACAACTGAAATGAAGTAGAAGCTACTGTGATTGACTTTGGATTTTAATTTATGTTGATGTCAATATTTAAATCCTCATACAAACCAGAATgaccctctctctgtttcatgaGCAATGAAAcgtttaaattgtttaaaagaaaatgtaggcAGTTTACCACATAGCAGTCACTTTATCTACTtctgaattattaaaataattaccatgagcaaaaatacatttgtgtttaacAAACCTAAAATGCTTAAATAGGATCAAAATCTTTAGATCCaaataattgttttgtcaagTCATCTTGAAGTCTGAGTTCTGCCTTGTTTTACTGATATATAGCAGTTTTTACATAAAAGTAATGCAGAAGTAATGCAGCGTGAgaaagggtgtgtgtgcgtgtgtgtgactgctCCTCTGTTCACGTAACTATATAAAAACTGTTCCAATTATTTGTAAGTGGGCTGAACAGCTGAAATTACACCTTCTTCCCATAGCACTGAGTTTCCTATGAATGTATTCTACTTGTTTTAACTGCAATTTAACTTGTCTTGTCTTGTAGTTTTatcactttttctttcagttACATTAGTGCTGATTCGTAATTTTCCTTGTTATGTGTTTGCAGCAAAGCCCATTAGTCTGGTAGAGCGGTGCTGGTGTCGTTCCACCCTCAACACGGTTCCTCAGCGGTCCATCAAAGAGCTCAAGTTCCTCCACACACCCAACTGCCCCTTCCAAGTCATGTAAGTAAATGAGTGTATCCTTTCTGTGGTGATTAACTTGAAGACACTGATTTCCCGATGTGAACGTTTGATGGTCGTTTAAAGGATTTTGCCACTTATGTCGCACTAGTATTTCCTTTAGATTTTGGTGTATTTAGGTGAATTTCAATGGCTGTGTTGGTCAGAGTCTTGAGTGAAATCAAGCTTCTAGTATTCTGCAAAGACCATGGCCTATCTCCATAAGCAAAAGGTTAAAGCACCTGGTCCACCTCTCTGACAACCTGATCTGTGGCTGAACCTTGTTGGGTCCATGCACAGCGCTCGCCTGGACATGATGCCCCCTTGATTACATAGCTGAACACAGGAGCACCTTGTTGTTGAGTTTTATCCATTCACCATGAGGACAAGTAATGTGAAGGCtgtaatgtgacattttgacaatAATACCACCTGTGTGGCACTAAACATTTTGATTGACTACAACAGTGCCAGTGGAATCAAGCTAATCTCATCATGTTGGGTATCTTTGCTGTACGAGTGAGTGTGATCTCCCGCCCCAAACATCTTCAAAGTGAGAtgcatgatgaaaataaaaaagatctTAAAGAAATACCAAAGGGGTATATATGGGAACACTTTTGCTCCAGAAATCCTTCGGTCGTATAAATATTATCAAATCTTCATTAAATAGCAACAAAATTATTTCTACATATATGAAATAATGCCATTGTAGTCATGGGACTGTTTAAATTGACCAAACacttcaaaaacaacaatgacaaaaaatatatacactcacaatatgcacacacacattgtacaaCAGAAGATCTAAGAGCAGTGAGTATCAATAAACTGTTTCACTTCAAAATGCACTGAAATTAGTGAACCATCGATCATCTGTCAGTGAAACAACACCATAAAAATATCATGTATTCATATGCACtattctgttgattttattgcattttgctTGTGTGCCTCAAAATAGGGGCATATTAGGGAGACATTGTTAACTGTAATTTCCTAGTTTATCCAAGCTCTTTTTTTGAGCCCCTGCCTCTTAAAAGGTCAGTTATTGTGctgatattcatttatttttagcttTCCTTGATTTATAGTCAGTTCTTATAGATAATTCCACAATTTTGAGGTCTGTGTCACATGACATCTAATCCTTCTGACTAAATGCTTCATTATCCTTAATTTTTACatgtactttttttacttttatttcccTCACTTTTCACCATTATTGACTTGATTAATGAACTAAATACAATGTAGATAGATTGAGAGTGGATGTGTAAAGTATGGTGTTAATATCCTTCTATTCTTTCCCTAATGAGAGGCCTGAGTTTAAAACAACATGGTCGTCTCAGAAAGAGGAAAGCAGTGACGGCAGAAGGAAGCAATAATTAAGGGTCAAAGTGATTACCTTTGTATTTCTGCTGACCTCCTGTGTTCCCTtatccactttttttttatttcccgcTTCTGCCCAGCAACATTGAGAAtaatctgtatataatgtccatagcaccacttgtaaaatattttcataatactgctctatcctgcacatactttatatcctgcacttgcttattgcacttctggttagacctaaattgcatttcgttgccttgtacttgtacatgtgtaatgacaataaagttgaatctaatctaatctaatctaataattgTCAGTGGTCTGGAACACATTAACTAAAAAGCCTCATTCATTTGTTTGCAATAGAAAACAGGATGGCAGAAACCTCACAGCCAAAAGGCTAAAAGGCTGTGGGGCTTCTGCCAAAAAGAGAGGGGGCTGGTGACTGTTAGAAGGGGTGAGCGAGTGGCAAAAGGTCAAAGAGGATACACGGCGCTCCGGCCGGGCTGCAAACTCCCTCTAACCTCCTTCCAGAAAACTGCCAGTTGAGTCAAGAAGTCATTCAGACGAGGAGCCCGCAGAGTTGCTCCGATATCTCTATTGAGGCAGATGAAAGAAAGCCAGTAACACTACACCCTCTGTTCCCCCTCCCCCCTGTGTCCCACCCTGCGCCCTCATCCTATCCACCCCCCCCACCCGTCCCTGCATGCTGTTGGTATTAACTTGCTGTGAAGTAATTACTACCTGCTGTTTGTGGAACTCCGGCCCTCAAATTCCAGCCAAGTCAATTAGGGTTTAAGCTCTCAGTTGGTCATccagacaagcagacagaaaaacaggatGATGGGAGACacatcaaaacaacacagagctcCCGAGCGGATGAGCTGGCCACccctaataaaataaaagaggaggggaagaagggGACATCCCTGGAGGAGAAGCAAATGCAGATCCAGTTACTGAGCTGTTTGGCCTCCTGACTCATATGTTAGTTTGAGGGATTTGGGGCTGATGCTCCTGAACTGCTCTTTTAAGTTTAGGGGCCATTTGCttatttgcttgtgtgtgtgtgtgtgtgtgtgtgtgtgtgtgtgtgtgtgtgtgtgtgtgtgtgtgtgtgtgtgtgtgcatctaaaTGGGGAGAGGAATAGGGGAGGTGCCATATTAACGGGGTAGCAGGGGCGGAGGAGAGTGTGGGGGTTCAAATTGAATGAGAAAGCAGTGATGAGGGAGCAGTTTGAGGCAGAGAGGAATGTGTTTAATTTGCAGAGTTGTgtgatggagagatggagggaggagaaagaggagcagTGAGGCGAGACACCTCTTAAGTTGTTAACTCTCATACATGACCTTTTGCCACCGAGGTGTGAGATCCACATGTTTGGAGGGGGCGAGACCCCACTGCCTGCCCCATGTTCCCCCCAACAGATCTGAAACTCACCCAGCAGTGTCTGATAACAGAACAAATCCTCTCCTAAATATTTGGCTCAGCTCTCCATCAACAGGTCAGACGTCACTcacaagaacacacactctctgtgaCCACAGAGTTCATCACAGTAGGATCATTCTGAAATCCTGCTTCAGtcttataaatacatataaagcAAATAATATCCAATGTGATCCAATCAATCAACACAACTGAGTCCAAAGAAAAATGGCAGGTTTTTTAAAAGGGAATCGTTCAGTTTACAAGATACACTTTTGTTTATAGTCTCTTGAAATTGGCTGTCAAAATGTAATcgctcatttaaaaaatgatttcaaaagTCCATGACATGCCAAATTTTATACATAACACAGTAAAGAATTTTAATGAGCGACACTATTTGAATATATCAAATAGTAATAGAGaacttaaaaatatgtttttttattttgtttaaccAGGAAAGCCTCACTGagattaaaattatatttttcaagAGTGTTCTGGACAAGAtaggcagcagaaacagatgAACAACATATAACACAAATATGCCACAAATTAGAATGAAACAGAAATTCAAATATACAATCATTGAAAAAAATTCTAATACAATCATTTACAAGAGTTCATTCTATAAAAAACCTAAATAACACCTTAAAACAACCCAATAGTGATATAGAACTTAAACAGGCCTTTTGGGTGTTTTACCATAAATCCAATTGAGATCCTGTAGAAAAGCACTGTCTTCCACACTCATTAAatgctatttttacttttgcCTAAACAAATCTGTTAATACCTAGAGCTTTAGCTGTTTTCCAGTGTCCTAAAATAATTGTGGCAGGTATAGTTAATAAATTGTCTGCAACAATGAgtaaaaatgcacatttcaaTGTGTGATGTGAGATGTATCCCCCTAATTAACATAATTTAGGATCCAATATCACTCATGACTTAAACCAAACCAGCCTGACCAAAATGCTTCCCCATACGAACTTTCCATCAAACTATGAGTTAAGAAGTTTTGTGTGCAGCGTAGAGACAGCTTTACAAgccatacagtacagtgtgatCCGCGGTGTGAGCCTCCCCTCCAGCTGTCCCTGAGTGGAAACAGAGAGCTGTGATTTTTCACCGCCGACCGGAGGGTGACAGCCTGTTATGCGCAGTAATCCTCTGGTTTTCAGCTGGGATGTGTTGTAGGATGTGCTGAGGTTTTTAGAGCTTAGCTGAGGTGTTTCTGAGCTCAGCCTTCATAAACCATATCAGATATTATCCTGACACACTGTGTTTGTTTCAACATCAAGGTCCTGTGATTTATTCAACACGAGTCCAACCGTCCAAagcagatatttttattttatgtcatgATATGCACTGACAAAGGAATTTGGGTTCCTTTTTTGGTTAGAAATAGTGCAGGTTAGCTGATGTTAAATTAAGCAGTGTGATTTATTTGCTCTCGACATTAAGGTGACAGCTTGTTAGAAATACTAATCCTCTGGGTTTAACTGGGATGTGTTTCAAGATGTACTGGGGTTTTTGGAGATAAAGTTGAAGTGAgctttcataaaaaataaattatattattgtgaTTTATTAGCCATAAAAAAGATTAAGTTAAAGACATATCTTCAGAGTATTATCTCTTCAACAATATCATGtcccaaacatattcagtatTGTGATCTTTAAAGTTTTCCTGCATTGCAAGAAGCCATtcttttccattcatttcagtttCAGAGAGTTACTAGAGAAACTTGCTTGAGAAAGGTAACACATCACAGTCAAGATTTGTCACCTTTATTTGAAGTCAAGGTTATGTTTATTGTTGCTTGGTCTTGTGGTTGTGAGCAGGAACGTTCAAGGATACTCAGACACCTGAAGGGGcgctttaaaaatgttcttacaCAGCCATAATGTAACCTTGAAGGTGATAGATAGTTTGTTGTGATATCAAGCAAGTTCCAAGTTTCTACAAGTTGATTCATTGTGTACTGACATGAATTGAAACTTCTGGCTCTGTGGAAGTTGGGAAACCATCTTTGGAACAGAGGTTCTCAAACTGTGATGCATTAGAGCAACTGAGGGAGAGTTGAAGGGGGGGTATGGAGGGAGAGACATCATGCAATAAAGGTACTTTAAAATAATTAGCGCCCAATTGCCGCAATTAGTGTCAAAATTCATACTCCATCTCGGAATCATAACTCtatcaaatctgaacacacagatatgatacacacatttttagattttgtgtgacttacactttccaAGCGTATCATCATCTCTGATGTCCATCACTAATACACGTCCATAAATCCGCTtaaaaatcatagaaaaaagacaCTCCTTATAACCTCAGAAcgtgcctgagaatcatcacgtttttaagttttctttaagtatcaaagtaatccagtgatagttgtcagTACAGACATGGGTACATTgtaaacaggaactgctaatagttaattcggcatacttttcatggtgccaatttgccaaaaaatattattataaaaatattacaatgaAAATTATTATACAAATATTATGCTTACATCTCCCGAAGCATTATAGTCGCAGTTCGAAAACTTAGAGCGTGGTTATCCCCTTTATTTACGCTATATAGCACCTTTGAGTGGTAGCTACTGagctaaacatgcaaaaactcCTGTGAGGTAATTTATAAAACAGCCTAGTTCCCTTTTCAAATGTctgcagaaaaaggaaaactaaatccacCTGCTCATTCAAGAAAAACCCtaaaatggaaacaaagaaaaccaaCTAAGGAACTTGAATGAGCTTCTTTAAGGATCCATGTTAATTAAAATGCCAGTCACATTTCCTCGAGGTTACTGAGAGGTCTTGTTACAGTGTGGATGACCACGCAGCTAATACAATAGATATAATCTCTGTACTGTACCAATGCCGGATGTTCGGCTACAAAGGAAGCCCAGAGGTGAAAATACTCTCTAGTACATGTCCTTAAATCTGATTTATTAAATGTGAGTTTGGATTAGACTA
Encoded proteins:
- the cxcl12b gene encoding chemokine (C-X-C motif) ligand 12b (stromal cell-derived factor 1), which produces MDVKLLALMALLAVATHVPTCSAKPISLVERCWCRSTLNTVPQRSIKELKFLHTPNCPFQVIAKLKSNREVCINPETKWLQQYLKNAINKVKKSRRRNNKKN